The segment gagagagagagagagagagtacaggtACAGGTAGTGAGTGCCTGgttatgaaatagaaacagagaaggTGGAAGCTGGGCTGGAAAGTGACCTTTAAGCCTCACCATGAAATCCTTTGTTAACAGACAATGGGGGCTGACTTTGTCTTGAAGGTTAGAGGCATCCATAACTCTATAATCAGAAGCCTGACACCTCAAGTCATGCTTTTCAGAGGCAGTGATGTGGAAGGTGTATTGGAGTAGAGACATAGGTTTGGGAGAGATCTTATTTGGGGCAAGACAAGGCCCACAGCTATCTGGGTAGAAGCATCACACAAGTGGTAAGTTCTATGCTTGTGTCTCAGGACAGAGGTCTGTAGTAGAGAGGTGTTGTGCAAAGGAGAGAGCTGAGCCTGGGATGTTATGAACTGACTAGGGAGAAAAAGCTACAAGAGGTGTCTCTGTGGCCACTTGATTGTGGTAGCAGCTGGCCTCACCAATTCTCCTTCTGCATCTGTACTGTGTCTGGTTTCAGTGACACACCCAAGCCAAGCATGTTTGGGATCATGGACCTCTCTCACAGACATCCTGATGGGTGATTCTGTTCTGCTTTATGTTGGGCGCCTGGAGCGATAATGTCTCCTTATCCTCATCTCCCTGGTCCTTAGAACTTCAGAACAGGTTTCCATTCTCTCTAAAGGAAAGGAGTGATCACTTAGGGGTGAATGAATCATTTTCCAAAACAGCCTTCTGTGTGCCTCACCTGAAAATTCTGGCTCTGTGGGTGGTGGAGCAGGTCCTGGTGGATGGTGTTTGCAACTAtcttagataaataaaaaaaccaCCTTGTGTATTTGGAAATTTTATATATGGGGATAATATGTTTTGATCATGttcatcctcttccttcctttcaagaCCCCTCCTCTCCAACTTCATATCAGATAATGTTATTAGGGGAGTTTGAGAAATGCTACACGgacttagaaaaaaagaaaatcttgaaaACTGGTTCTAGGATGAGTTCCCATTTCTTGCCATAAATCAGACTCTGTCAGACCAGAGGCAATCAGATATGAAGCCTCTGGTTTTGGACCTATACCTGCCTTTGCCCAGATTGTACCAGAAGTGACACTGTCAGAACTGAAGGTCTGTCAAGACCTGATGGGGCGTAGCTAAGAGTCGTGACCAGGCCAGGATTATTAACTCTTAAAAGAGAGATTGTTCTGAGTGTTTGGGGAGGAGGCATTCCCTCATCAAGATGAATAGAGCGGTATCAAAATTTTCTTATGTAGAGCTGTGACCTCAGAGGGTCAGGATGAAGTTTGGGATGTTCAGAGAGATGCGTATAAAATAATGACTTTGGATCTGGTTTCTTTGGTGTGTGATGTTTTTCTTTACTTGCATTTTTTTATAATgacatttatatattaaaataggaAGAATGAGAACAGAAAGAGGTGAGGGCTCAGGACACTCTTTTTCTTTAAactaagcttttattttttttttttattaacttgagtatttcttatatacatttcgagtgttattccctttcccggtttccgggcaaacatccccctcccccctccccttccttatgggtgttcccctcccaaccctccccccattgccgccctccccccatagactagttcactgggggttcagtcttagcaggacccagggcttccccttccactggtgctcttactaggatattctaagcttttattttttaactgtgaGTACTCCACTGTTCTTTCACATTGGTTCTTCTTTCTCTGAGCCATAACTAAGTgctgtttttttcctcttttctttcccagTCTCTGGATCTGGCATGCCACAACCCTTGGTCCCTTTCATCGCCACTCCAAATGGAAGTCTGGCACATCCAACCTATTTCCTACTGGTAGGCATCCCTGGCCTGGGACCCAACATCCACTTTGGGCTGGCTTTCCCCTTATGTTTTATGTATGCAGTAGCCACACTGGGCAACCTGGCCATCATCTGTATCATTCGTGTGGAGAGGCACTTGCATGAGCCCATGTACCTCTTCCTGGCCATGCTTTCTACCATTGACTTGGTCCTCTCCTCTGTCACTATGCCCAAAATGGCCAGTTTGTTCCTAACTGGCATTCAGGAGATCGAGTTCAACATTTGCTTGACCCAAATGTTCCTTATTCATGCCCTATCAGCCATGGAGTCTGCTGTCCTGCTGGCCATGGCTTTTGACCGCTTTGTGGCCATCTGCTACCCATTACGCCATGCTTCTGTGCTCACAGGCCCCACCGTGGCCAAGATTGGGCTGGCATCCCTAGCCAGGGGATTTGTATTCTTCTTCCCATTGCCCTTCCTTCTGAAGCGTCTGTCGTACTGCCAAACACATACTGTCACAcactccttctgtcttcaccaaGACATTATGAAGCTATCCTGTACTGATACCAAAGTCAATGTCGTTTATGGGCTCTTCATCATCCTCTCAGTCATGGGTGTGGACTCCCTCTTCATTGGCTTATCCTATATCCTCATCCTGAGGGCTGTGTTGGAACTATCAACTCGAGGGGCAGCACTCAAGGCTTTCAACACCTGCATCTCCCACCTCTGTGCTGTCCTGGTGTTCTATGTACCCCTCATTGGGCTATCAGT is part of the Rattus norvegicus strain BN/NHsdMcwi chromosome 1, GRCr8, whole genome shotgun sequence genome and harbors:
- the Or51d1 gene encoding similar to olfactory receptor 557 — protein: MPQPLVPFIATPNGSLAHPTYFLLVGIPGLGPNIHFGLAFPLCFMYAVATLGNLAIICIIRVERHLHEPMYLFLAMLSTIDLVLSSVTMPKMASLFLTGIQEIEFNICLTQMFLIHALSAMESAVLLAMAFDRFVAICYPLRHASVLTGPTVAKIGLASLARGFVFFFPLPFLLKRLSYCQTHTVTHSFCLHQDIMKLSCTDTKVNVVYGLFIILSVMGVDSLFIGLSYILILRAVLELSTRGAALKAFNTCISHLCAVLVFYVPLIGLSVVHRLGGPTSPVHVVMANIYLLLPPVVNPIVYGAKTKEIRSRIIRMFSQNGR